One region of Gilliamella sp. ESL0405 genomic DNA includes:
- a CDS encoding DUF6138 family protein encodes MNQYFECIDEVNNKFWYIEQKDNLYTVLYGAVGTEGQKHTKTFASQAEAEKEACKIIKSKIKKGYQEKTIPATLLPAISRLSQIVKMPDAPKPKNHPKPTTPKDVIDDGKEKPWFYLDEWVDEGEPNPFDFDELRKPSVKKNISKSTNTSVSPSSAKSVIESPPIHVSQSPKSSKEYLDLRELSRNYIKQGVNFDVVATFKELKTLSPSIEVFNTLVKNTVGIIFSKFIEKIAPIHFDCITYFSTILDPNIQIAERESKGVLKYIFNRYQTCPVSIHHLAEQYLTDYPVQMVDKIVSALQHIVDTIRAGGEDNIPAYKLPNHVYGFYITFDEGYLRILALIRGENPKSYRSFAINDLEYNALQYSDQINNQYFIPLLTEKLQKMLDSGFFEGITDHYFRIAFCNKDNIFIETPIEQTYRQTKILELERDLKYLEQSDEYDVDLLTDTIDEYFAYNGIIDNYDTDRILALIKKYLYSGEKEAESKGCSLLTKYCNLDYNKWRLVDLQFEWENFAFKYADVHIKYLVDKGYEPAILQKQTWDKLGIRDSKPGKKDDSDNQSETERFYDTFTENDVFCETETIIARAMPTGGEIYLRFKQESEQAYSDALDYLNNLMAKGYSNIFEGHWLHIYFVAKPEYYSEFAKYVKKYVHFEELELGAGGIACCSHVFFRKAAMYESLHDKIREFVDLTMYELDYSFDLQDEYNSVAGAFAAIALAMTDVKHMDLAIKFALETDGDHEYLAGNFGIVLEKYWGITPETAVAIALLQLTQGQHMYELSSQFYKIPQNLASLTDYYSMNEPKNPYCKLSYLVKYLFGEPGDSLKKLKKLFNNATDPQEKLIYADFHDLVLEALKDEDEVSGQPIIYNISPKPKSDSETLIIDEQDFIENPPCIITPLQAKKREFDVRELYTYDSSWKAIIFAPLTITNPYIFDAIIQFYKVQNKINPDSTIIWGAEQAYCFGKKIVIDFSGTPYKVGMGIYGKNQAQLIYGVMDFAKIAVAMNKQAPDKEKLLALRKQYYYFDSPKGSPNIDYSKPGIMYLDEALGAGIYKDDNYRAIKQLEKITSDMGEVYDASLLFMAYMQQKKLDYAMETLQRKLDTTELKQVYQTAQKRLPQYQEYWQEKLAKL; translated from the coding sequence ATGAACCAATATTTTGAATGCATTGATGAAGTGAATAATAAATTTTGGTATATCGAGCAAAAAGATAACCTTTACACGGTGCTTTACGGTGCGGTTGGAACCGAAGGACAAAAGCACACGAAGACCTTTGCCTCGCAGGCGGAAGCAGAAAAAGAAGCCTGCAAAATAATAAAATCAAAAATCAAAAAGGGTTATCAAGAAAAAACCATACCAGCAACGCTATTGCCAGCGATATCCCGATTGAGTCAAATTGTCAAAATGCCCGATGCCCCAAAACCGAAAAACCACCCCAAACCCACAACACCCAAAGATGTGATTGATGACGGTAAAGAAAAACCATGGTTTTACCTCGACGAATGGGTTGATGAAGGTGAACCTAACCCATTTGATTTTGACGAGTTACGTAAACCCTCTGTAAAAAAAAACATATCAAAATCAACCAATACATCGGTTAGTCCATCATCCGCAAAATCTGTGATTGAGTCGCCGCCAATACACGTGAGTCAATCACCCAAAAGTAGCAAAGAATATCTGGATTTAAGAGAATTATCTCGAAACTATATAAAACAGGGCGTGAATTTTGATGTGGTAGCAACATTTAAAGAATTGAAAACATTAAGTCCGTCTATAGAAGTATTTAATACCTTAGTCAAAAATACTGTAGGAATTATATTTTCAAAATTTATAGAGAAAATAGCTCCGATACATTTTGATTGCATTACTTATTTTTCAACAATTCTTGATCCAAATATTCAAATAGCTGAACGAGAATCTAAAGGTGTATTAAAATATATTTTTAATCGTTATCAAACCTGTCCTGTTTCTATTCATCATCTGGCTGAACAATATCTTACCGATTATCCGGTACAAATGGTGGATAAAATAGTTAGCGCATTACAACACATTGTTGACACAATTCGAGCTGGTGGTGAAGATAATATTCCAGCTTACAAATTACCAAATCATGTTTATGGTTTTTATATTACCTTCGATGAAGGATATCTAAGAATACTCGCTTTAATTCGAGGCGAGAATCCCAAAAGTTATCGATCGTTTGCTATCAATGATCTAGAGTATAATGCGCTTCAGTATAGTGATCAGATAAATAATCAATATTTTATCCCACTACTTACCGAAAAACTCCAGAAAATGCTGGATAGTGGTTTTTTTGAAGGTATTACAGATCATTATTTTAGAATTGCTTTCTGCAATAAGGACAATATTTTTATCGAAACACCAATAGAACAAACCTACCGACAAACCAAGATACTTGAGCTTGAAAGAGACCTAAAATATCTGGAGCAATCAGATGAATATGATGTAGATTTGCTAACTGACACGATTGATGAATATTTTGCCTATAATGGCATTATTGATAATTATGATACCGATAGAATTTTAGCATTAATAAAAAAATATCTTTATTCAGGTGAGAAAGAGGCTGAATCGAAAGGATGTTCTCTGTTAACAAAATACTGCAATCTTGATTATAACAAATGGCGTTTAGTTGATTTACAGTTTGAATGGGAAAATTTTGCATTTAAATATGCAGATGTACATATCAAATACTTAGTTGATAAAGGATATGAACCAGCAATTCTACAAAAACAAACGTGGGATAAGCTGGGCATTAGAGATAGCAAGCCAGGAAAAAAAGACGATTCAGACAATCAATCAGAAACCGAACGTTTTTATGATACTTTTACTGAAAATGATGTTTTTTGTGAAACTGAAACCATTATCGCCAGAGCCATGCCAACGGGTGGTGAAATTTACTTACGCTTTAAACAAGAAAGTGAACAGGCATATTCCGATGCACTTGATTATTTAAATAACTTAATGGCAAAAGGTTATTCAAATATATTCGAGGGGCATTGGCTTCATATTTATTTTGTTGCCAAGCCTGAATACTATTCTGAATTCGCTAAATACGTTAAAAAATATGTACACTTTGAAGAATTAGAGCTAGGGGCAGGAGGAATAGCTTGTTGTTCACATGTCTTTTTCCGCAAAGCAGCCATGTACGAAAGTTTACATGATAAAATAAGAGAGTTTGTTGACTTAACCATGTATGAACTTGATTATAGTTTTGATTTACAAGATGAATATAATTCAGTCGCCGGAGCATTTGCTGCTATTGCCCTGGCAATGACGGATGTGAAACATATGGATTTGGCTATTAAATTTGCACTTGAAACCGATGGTGACCATGAATATTTGGCAGGTAATTTTGGTATTGTTCTTGAAAAATATTGGGGTATTACGCCCGAAACTGCGGTTGCGATTGCTCTATTGCAATTAACTCAAGGCCAACATATGTATGAGTTATCCAGTCAATTTTATAAAATTCCGCAAAATTTAGCTAGTTTGACCGATTATTACAGTATGAACGAGCCAAAAAATCCATATTGTAAATTGAGTTATTTAGTAAAATATCTTTTTGGTGAACCTGGTGATAGTCTTAAAAAGTTAAAAAAATTATTTAATAATGCAACGGATCCGCAAGAAAAGTTGATATATGCAGATTTTCATGATTTAGTTTTAGAAGCTCTTAAGGATGAAGATGAAGTTAGCGGTCAACCAATTATTTATAACATCTCACCTAAGCCAAAAAGCGACTCCGAAACGTTAATCATCGATGAGCAAGATTTTATCGAAAATCCACCTTGTATCATCACGCCATTACAAGCTAAAAAGCGGGAGTTTGATGTTAGAGAATTATATACTTATGATTCATCATGGAAAGCAATTATTTTTGCACCATTAACGATAACGAATCCCTACATTTTCGACGCTATTATCCAATTTTATAAAGTGCAGAATAAAATAAATCCCGACTCTACTATTATTTGGGGTGCAGAACAGGCGTATTGCTTTGGAAAAAAAATCGTGATTGATTTCAGTGGCACCCCTTATAAGGTGGGTATGGGAATTTATGGTAAAAACCAAGCTCAACTAATTTATGGTGTAATGGATTTTGCTAAGATTGCTGTTGCAATGAACAAACAAGCGCCTGATAAAGAAAAATTACTCGCCCTGCGAAAACAATACTATTACTTCGACAGTCCCAAAGGAAGCCCAAACATTGATTACTCCAAGCCCGGTATAATGTATTTAGATGAGGCTTTAGGTGCCGGGATTTATAAGGATGATAATTATCGGGCAATCAAACAGCTTGAAAAAATCACCTCGGATATGGGCGAAGTCTATGATGCCTCACTGCTGTTTATGGCATATATGCAGCAGAAAAAACTAGATTATGCCATGGAGACACTACAAAGAAAACTCGATACTACTGAACTAAAACAGGTGTACCAAACAGCACAAAAACGTCTGCCACAATATCAAGAATATTGGCAGGAAAAGTTAGCGAAATTATAA
- a CDS encoding DUF6138 family protein, which translates to MIDDGKEKPWFDLDEWADEGEPNPFDFEELRKTNISNTSNSTNSRNINEFKNLKNKVQIHIEEGNRFGYQFEVVATLDRLKALSSSEKEFQNLIKEFLEMIFSDSIWRVCPIHLELLAYLLPLKEANIMVKGKNAQGVLKYLFSHNPSDLNMINMLIEEYFKGLCENISAQIIHFLKEIVNCIRSGGKGNIPPYRLSKKSYGFGIKIENFRDSGIYNLVHKNDPTCYAQFSCDTQNHESKLIIKYLTPILKHKLETMLNEGFFDGLATNYFKITFIGEIEPLIEKRINESYLKEQLEKIDEYLQQLEKSDLYDVTLLSILLRKYLDTSCLIQKSFTDRILALLKKYLYSGDEGIEHHTWSLIPTYGYSQTDFANELKLISAQYLWENYRYDYAIMEINELVQRGYLPAIYQKRAWEKKFITDGYNNYNYANQSEIMYDYESLIEQDIFCETDAIIARAMPDGNIYLRFKSESEQAYSEALDYLNSLMAKGYSKIFEGYWLRIYFVAKPQFYSAFNNIIEEYPALASDSHAFFRKAAMYESLHDKIRKFVELTMEKFHHCLDLQDEDNSVAGTFAAIALAMTDVKHMDMAIKFALETDDEHEFLASYFGKMLQRHWGITPETAVAIALLQLSYQEQPNLSSQFYKIPQNLAALTDYFKSDDIPHKSRKIITLASSLFGNEKYSLKKLKELFSDATDPLAKEIYADFHNLVLDALKEEGEASGQPIIYNISPKPESDSESLIINEQDFIENPPCIITPLQAKKRGFDVRELETYDSPWRAIIFAPLTITNPYIFDAIIQFYKVQNKINPDSTLIWGAEQAYCFGKKIVIDFSGTPYQVGMGIYGKNQAQLIYGVMDFAKIAVAMNRQSPDTEKLFALRKQHYYFDSPKGSPNIDYSKPGIMYLDEALGAGIYKDDNYQAIKQLEKITPDMGEVYDASLLFRAYMMQKKQDYAMEKLQRKLDTTELKQVYQTAQKRLPQYQEYWQEKLAKL; encoded by the coding sequence GTGATTGATGACGGTAAAGAAAAACCGTGGTTTGACCTCGATGAATGGGCTGATGAAGGTGAACCGAATCCATTTGATTTTGAAGAGTTACGTAAAACAAACATTAGCAATACGTCTAATTCAACTAATAGTCGAAATATTAATGAATTTAAAAATCTAAAAAATAAAGTACAAATACATATAGAAGAAGGTAATCGCTTTGGTTATCAATTCGAAGTCGTTGCTACTTTAGACAGGCTTAAAGCGTTAAGTTCGTCGGAAAAAGAATTTCAAAATTTAATTAAAGAATTTCTTGAAATGATATTTTCTGATTCTATTTGGCGGGTTTGCCCAATCCATTTAGAGCTATTAGCTTATCTTTTACCACTTAAAGAAGCAAATATTATGGTAAAAGGAAAAAATGCGCAAGGAGTTCTGAAATATCTTTTCTCTCATAATCCAAGCGATTTGAACATGATAAATATGTTGATTGAAGAGTATTTTAAAGGATTATGTGAAAATATTTCCGCTCAAATAATTCACTTTTTGAAAGAAATAGTGAATTGCATCCGCTCGGGAGGAAAAGGTAATATCCCCCCTTATAGACTTTCTAAAAAAAGCTATGGTTTCGGTATAAAAATAGAAAATTTCAGGGATAGTGGTATTTATAATTTAGTTCATAAGAACGATCCAACTTGCTATGCTCAATTCAGCTGTGATACACAAAATCATGAGTCGAAGTTAATTATAAAATATTTAACCCCTATACTTAAACATAAACTTGAAACTATGCTTAATGAAGGCTTTTTTGATGGATTAGCGACAAATTATTTTAAAATTACATTTATAGGCGAAATAGAGCCATTAATTGAAAAACGCATTAACGAAAGTTATCTCAAAGAGCAGTTAGAAAAAATAGATGAATATCTTCAACAACTCGAAAAATCCGATCTGTATGATGTGACGCTATTGTCTATATTATTGAGAAAATATTTAGATACTTCCTGCCTTATTCAAAAATCTTTTACCGATAGGATTCTAGCGTTATTAAAAAAATATCTTTATTCAGGCGATGAAGGTATAGAACACCATACGTGGTCTTTAATACCGACTTATGGATACTCTCAAACAGATTTTGCTAACGAGCTCAAACTCATTTCAGCTCAATATTTGTGGGAAAATTATCGATATGATTATGCTATAATGGAAATTAATGAGCTGGTTCAACGAGGATACCTTCCAGCAATTTATCAAAAAAGAGCATGGGAAAAAAAATTCATCACCGATGGATATAATAATTATAATTATGCTAATCAATCTGAAATAATGTATGATTATGAATCGTTGATAGAACAAGATATTTTTTGTGAAACGGATGCTATTATCGCTCGAGCCATGCCTGATGGTAATATCTATTTACGCTTTAAGTCAGAAAGTGAACAAGCATATTCAGAGGCACTTGATTATTTAAATAGCTTAATGGCAAAAGGCTATTCAAAAATATTTGAGGGTTATTGGCTAAGAATTTATTTCGTCGCAAAACCTCAATTCTACAGTGCATTTAACAATATTATTGAAGAATACCCAGCATTAGCCAGTGACTCTCATGCTTTTTTCCGCAAAGCAGCCATGTACGAAAGTTTACATGATAAAATACGAAAATTTGTTGAATTAACAATGGAGAAATTTCACCATTGTTTAGATCTCCAAGATGAAGATAATTCTGTCGCAGGCACATTCGCTGCCATTGCTTTGGCAATGACGGATGTGAAACATATGGATATGGCAATAAAATTTGCACTTGAGACCGATGATGAACACGAATTTTTGGCAAGTTATTTTGGCAAAATGTTGCAAAGACATTGGGGGATTACTCCAGAAACAGCGGTTGCGATTGCATTATTGCAATTGAGCTATCAAGAACAACCTAATTTATCCAGTCAATTTTATAAAATACCGCAAAATCTTGCGGCGCTGACTGATTATTTTAAAAGTGATGATATCCCTCATAAAAGTCGTAAAATTATTACTCTCGCTTCGAGCCTTTTTGGTAACGAAAAATATAGCTTAAAAAAACTAAAAGAGTTGTTTAGTGATGCGACTGATCCATTGGCAAAAGAAATTTATGCTGATTTTCATAATTTAGTTTTAGACGCTCTTAAGGAGGAAGGAGAAGCTAGCGGTCAGCCAATTATTTATAATATTTCACCTAAACCAGAAAGCGATTCCGAATCGCTAATCATTAATGAGCAAGATTTTATCGAAAATCCACCTTGTATCATTACACCATTGCAAGCTAAAAAGCGCGGGTTTGATGTTAGAGAATTGGAAACTTATGATTCCCCATGGAGAGCAATTATTTTTGCACCATTAACGATAACGAATCCCTACATTTTCGACGCTATAATCCAATTTTATAAAGTGCAGAATAAAATAAATCCCGACTCTACTCTTATTTGGGGTGCAGAACAGGCGTATTGCTTTGGAAAAAAAATCGTGATTGATTTCAGTGGCACCCCCTATCAAGTGGGTATGGGAATTTATGGTAAAAACCAAGCTCAGCTAATTTATGGTGTAATGGATTTTGCTAAGATTGCTGTTGCAATGAATAGACAATCCCCCGATACGGAAAAATTATTTGCACTGCGAAAACAACACTATTACTTCGATAGTCCTAAAGGAAGCCCAAACATTGATTACTCTAAGCCCGGTATAATGTATTTAGATGAGGCTTTAGGTGCCGGGATTTATAAGGATGATAATTATCAGGCAATCAAACAGCTTGAAAAAATTACGCCGGATATGGGCGAAGTGTATGATGCCTCACTACTGTTTAGGGCATACATGATGCAGAAAAAACAAGATTATGCCATGGAGAAACTGCAAAGAAAGCTCGATACTACTGAACTAAAACAGGTATACCAAACAGCACAAAAACGCCTGCCACAATATCAAGAATATTGGCAGGAAAAGTTAGCCAAATTATAA
- a CDS encoding IS256 family transposase, whose translation MAAELAKGIKTQEDLGKLTGFMNKLVIETALNEEMAQHLGHEKHQKKQGSNTRNGYSKKTVISDDGELELAIPRDSESRFEPQLVKKHQTRIDKINHQILFLYAKGMTTKEITNTFKEMYDVDISPTLISKVTDSVKEQVVEWQNRPLENLYPIIYLDCIVVKVKQDGSIINKSVFLALAINMEDKKELLGLWMAENEGAKFWLSVLTELKNRGVEDILIACIDGLKGFPDAINAVYPDTKIQLCIIHMVRSSLKFVSWKDYKELTKDLKMIYQASTEEQALQALAHFEENWDDKYPYIGQSWRRHWENLSTFFVYPQDIRKAIYTTNAIESLNSVIRHAIKKRKVFPADDSVKKVIYLAIQQASKKWTMPIQNWKSAMNRFIIEFGDRMTRHL comes from the coding sequence ATGGCCGCAGAGCTCGCCAAAGGCATTAAAACTCAGGAAGATTTAGGCAAATTAACGGGCTTTATGAATAAATTGGTGATTGAAACGGCGTTAAATGAAGAAATGGCACAGCATTTAGGTCATGAAAAACATCAGAAAAAACAAGGTAGCAATACTCGTAACGGTTATAGTAAAAAAACGGTTATAAGTGATGATGGTGAATTAGAGCTAGCCATTCCACGAGATAGTGAAAGTCGTTTTGAACCTCAGCTGGTCAAAAAGCATCAAACACGCATCGATAAAATTAATCATCAAATTCTCTTTTTGTATGCCAAAGGTATGACAACAAAAGAAATTACCAACACATTCAAAGAGATGTATGATGTTGATATCTCTCCGACTCTGATTTCTAAAGTGACAGATTCAGTAAAAGAGCAAGTGGTCGAATGGCAAAATCGCCCACTTGAGAATCTGTATCCAATTATTTATTTGGACTGTATTGTGGTCAAAGTGAAACAAGATGGAAGTATCATCAATAAATCCGTTTTTCTTGCTCTAGCCATCAATATGGAAGATAAAAAGGAACTGCTTGGCTTATGGATGGCAGAAAATGAAGGTGCCAAATTCTGGCTGTCAGTACTCACAGAACTTAAAAATCGAGGTGTTGAAGATATCTTAATTGCTTGTATAGATGGATTAAAGGGCTTTCCGGATGCGATTAATGCAGTGTATCCTGATACTAAAATTCAACTCTGTATCATCCATATGGTGCGAAGTAGTTTGAAATTTGTGAGTTGGAAAGATTACAAAGAACTCACCAAAGATTTAAAGATGATATATCAGGCTTCAACCGAAGAACAGGCATTACAGGCACTGGCTCATTTTGAGGAGAATTGGGATGATAAGTACCCGTATATTGGTCAATCTTGGCGCAGACACTGGGAAAATCTCAGTACCTTCTTTGTTTATCCTCAGGATATTCGCAAAGCGATTTATACCACCAATGCGATAGAGTCTTTAAATAGTGTTATTCGTCATGCTATCAAGAAAAGAAAGGTATTCCCGGCTGATGACTCAGTTAAAAAGGTCATCTATTTAGCGATACAACAAGCATCTAAAAAATGGACTATGCCTATTCAAAACTGGAAGAGTGCGATGAATCGATTTATTATAGAATTTGGTGACAGAATGACTCGCCACCTCTAA
- a CDS encoding TniQ family protein: MGSIEERCRLSIFKPVISPTCYQDESPMGYLIRLAEINGYNTYRRLIVIGGLITYNKILSHIEACNILKDLSWTGFHEVIKDNKIYHYPIENLSLNSIRYCSLCLKENNYFRLVWQMKTAFICLKHQVWLMDTCPSCKRDIKYSIGLLGKCSCGVELMYQPVIKAPKNVNVLQHYLFGNKLDTTALVKNSFIQDLNLTITERTDYCLFILRWLPQAIIQIRDSHIRTKFTLDQLREQIIVFADMCIQGASGFWCLIDQLNKLDKKYRLENQLGNLVFIKFYQLFYKKFTDDKFLPFKVLIEKYIKKFWKKQLTNRNILFSLSLIKNHPWIPIDQAVKEFKISPLEIRWAIKDKLITILEEQKVTRKYILLYKPSIELNIKEIKDKLSFKQAIQIQGITKKQLNQLIIERHFPKAIPPKKDYSSQWLFSLIDISKYLKELLDVHVDIEEETVTIAQAMRIIGSRIENPLPKLLNKIRTQEIAVVQCNNYNNIKALAVSKKELNNWIQATNYSDKYFTIPQIAKILNISQQLAYQLVNKRLISCFEDKDIRKRLITKEDPILNFVYLPFRGGESFCHQIL; the protein is encoded by the coding sequence AGTCTCCTATGGGGTATCTCATTAGATTAGCTGAAATTAATGGTTATAATACCTACAGAAGGTTAATCGTTATAGGTGGCTTAATTACCTATAACAAAATACTGAGCCATATAGAAGCCTGTAATATATTAAAAGACCTTTCTTGGACAGGGTTTCATGAAGTAATTAAAGATAACAAAATCTATCATTATCCCATTGAGAACTTGAGTTTAAATAGTATTCGGTATTGCTCTTTATGTCTTAAAGAAAATAATTATTTTCGTCTAGTATGGCAAATGAAAACAGCATTTATTTGTTTAAAACATCAAGTATGGTTAATGGATACCTGTCCTTCTTGTAAAAGAGATATTAAATACAGTATAGGTTTATTGGGTAAATGTTCTTGCGGTGTGGAACTAATGTATCAGCCAGTAATAAAAGCACCTAAAAATGTCAATGTATTACAACATTATTTGTTTGGAAATAAGTTAGATACAACGGCCTTAGTAAAAAATTCTTTTATACAAGACCTGAACTTAACAATTACAGAAAGAACGGACTATTGTTTATTTATTTTACGCTGGTTGCCACAAGCTATAATACAGATAAGAGATAGTCATATACGAACTAAATTTACTCTAGATCAATTAAGAGAACAGATAATAGTCTTTGCAGATATGTGTATACAAGGTGCTTCTGGGTTCTGGTGTTTGATTGATCAACTAAATAAGTTAGACAAAAAATATAGGTTAGAAAATCAGCTGGGCAACTTGGTATTCATAAAATTTTATCAACTTTTTTATAAAAAGTTTACAGATGATAAGTTTTTACCATTTAAAGTCCTAATAGAGAAGTACATAAAGAAATTTTGGAAAAAGCAATTAACGAATAGAAATATTCTATTTAGTCTTAGTTTAATAAAAAATCATCCTTGGATACCCATTGATCAGGCAGTTAAAGAATTTAAAATCAGTCCATTAGAAATTAGGTGGGCAATTAAAGACAAATTAATTACCATATTAGAAGAGCAAAAAGTAACTAGGAAATACATATTACTATACAAACCGTCAATCGAATTAAATATAAAAGAAATAAAGGATAAATTAAGCTTTAAACAGGCAATACAAATACAGGGTATAACTAAAAAACAGCTTAATCAATTAATCATAGAAAGACATTTTCCTAAAGCAATACCGCCTAAGAAAGACTATAGTTCCCAATGGTTGTTTTCTTTAATTGATATATCAAAGTATTTAAAAGAATTGCTAGACGTTCATGTAGATATAGAAGAAGAAACAGTAACTATTGCTCAAGCTATGCGAATAATAGGTTCAAGAATAGAAAATCCCCTACCAAAGCTATTAAATAAAATAAGAACTCAAGAAATAGCGGTAGTACAGTGTAATAACTACAATAATATAAAAGCATTAGCGGTATCCAAAAAAGAACTTAATAACTGGATTCAAGCTACCAACTATAGTGACAAGTACTTTACTATTCCACAGATTGCGAAAATACTAAATATAAGTCAACAACTTGCATACCAGTTAGTTAATAAAAGATTAATAAGTTGTTTTGAAGATAAAGATATAAGAAAAAGACTAATAACAAAAGAAGACCCTATCCTAAATTTTGTGTATTTGCCATTTAGAGGTGGCGAGTCATTCTGTCACCAAATTCTATAA